GTAATTACAGCAGTTTGAAATCGTACCGGTAGAATCAGCAATAAAATGTCCCTTATGTCATTCTAATCCTGCTATTTGTAATGGTTAGCTGCGAAGAACAAGTAATCATCTAGTGATGTAAGAAAGCATACCCATGGATAAAGAGGCAGGGTTTTTTATAGCTACCCCAGGTGctgccaaaataaacaaacaaataaaactgaaatatgaATCTACGTTTAAAGACAAGCCAAGTTTAAACTGAGTCTCACTATATTATTATCAAGACTGCAGCTAAAGACAGCACTTCCTGTTAGGCAAGACGCCAGCCCTATGTAATCAACATGACCATGCTGCAGTCACTGTAGTGAGGTAGTCTACACTACCTTGCTACTGAACACTCTACTCACAGTGACACTGCAGGGTCACTGTCTACACTAGCTGTCTACTAAACACACTGCAGGGTCACTGTCTACACTAGCTGTCTACTGAACACACTGTAGGGTCACTGTCTACACTACCTCTTTGATCATCTCTCCCGTCCTCTCGATGATGATGGTCTTGGCCTCCTTGACGGGTGATGTGGCCTGGTAATCATCACTCAGCAGGCCCAGTATAGGGTACTGGTTCCTGTATCTGAAGCATTAAGGAGGAAAGCAGAGTTTAGATAACCATGTTTGCTTCAACAGCTTTGCGCGTGCTAAAATTTTAGAAACAGTCGTAgtattcaaaacacacacaaacaatccaCTCATTTCCATGTGtggtgatgacacacacacacacacacgcacatgcacagacgtacatgcacacacacgcacacacacgcgcgcacacattcAGTCACCTCTTGGTGATAACAGTTTTGGTGACATTCTTGGACACATCACTCCTGTCGTGCTGGAGCCGTCTGAGATCCTGGGGGTACATGCCAGGGGTAAAAACTCAGAAGCCAGACGAAGGGGAGAACTCTCAGCTGGCAGAAAGGTAAGAGCTCTCAATCAAACTGACATAAAAATTAACCCCCAAGAAAACCAAGATATGCAAGTGGAAATGAAACTGCTATAATCTCCcaagtgtttttttccccataggAAATCCCTATAATAAAATCCTCCAAGTACCCGGAATAACAGTGTAGGCGATGAGCCGCGAGCTCTTTCAGTGTGGCACGTGCTGAGTTGGCACAGGGAGTACTACCTAGCTAATatgcaaaaacaacataattgGAAGGCCTGCTTCTTGTGACAGCTCCACAACTCATCCTCAAAAGAATGAAGGTGTAAAGCTATGAAGTATAAAAGCTTCAGCAAAAAAACTTGACGTGGCTGGGTTTGCTTTGGCCATATGGACAATGAAACCAAAAGACaggctcactgtgtgtgtgtgtctgtgtgagagagagagaaacctctTCCTGGCGTCTAATGACAGACTCGCGCTGCTCCAGTTTGCTCAGTAGCTCTGTGATCTTCAGCTGCAGGCTCCTATCGTTGGAGTGCTCACTGTAGCGCTCCGTCTGGATCTTTGTCACCTGagactgtctcacacacacccacacacaaatacagaaagacagacagaaggttGGAACCTAAACTTTTCCTGAGACACAATTAGCTGTGACTCAGCtctaaatgaacacaaaaccTCCTACACTAATCAGTATTATAAACTCTGGGTCCAATTCATAACCATGTAAAACTGCAAAATGTGAAATTCTAGTTTGTCTCTTTTAAAACACTGCGAACCAAACCTATTTTCCAGCCTCTGTATATAATCAGAATGAAAAGGATCCCAGAGGAAAGACGGCTCTAAGATACGGCAGCTGGAGCTCCTCACCCGCATGGTCTGCAGCTCTTtgtccttctcctctctcagtgCGCTCAACATCTGCTCGTAATGCTTAGTCATCTCCTGCATCTTGGTGCTTACAGTGGAGGTGCTGCACTGGCCTTGTAGCTGAAACATACATAGGGACACGGGCACTAAAGACACTCCCGAAAGCGGTGCTCTAGCAGtgtgcacacagagcacagagtggCATTTAAAACTGTGGAGGACATTTCTATGCCTTTACAAAAATAGACACTAAGAAAATAGGCAGAAATGAAGGCACAGCAATGGTGTATGATTGACGGGGCTTGGCGTTTGAGTATGCCACGCCTATCATGGCAGAGGACAACCCCTGAGGACCTGCTCCCTGGAGGCAGAAGTGGCCCCCAGAGGCcccagacagagaggcagaggtggCCCCCATAGGCCCTGGACAGAGAGGAAGCCCACCTTCCTACGGAGCAGCTCGAGCTCCTGCTCCAGGGCAAGCTTGGTGCCCTCCAGCTCCTTGATACGGAAGTCCCTGCTGGAGTCTGTGCTCTGGCAGCTCAGCAGCTTGCTCTCCATAGAGCGCTGGGCCAAGCTGCTCTCTTTCAGGGAGGTctgagacaggggagagagagtgagaggcacATAAGCTGTCGTACACGAGTGCGCATTTATTATGATCCAACATGCCTTTAACATGCCGATGATGGCTCCTTCAGCCTCTTTAGATGCACAAATTTGCAAGGCAGCTAAGGTGTGTTTGGATAGATGGTTGTGCGAATATCAGGACATCTTTGAAGAGTAATGTGTCAGTGATGCCTTTGAATGGGAACACACAGCTGTAACTCAGTGGCATTGATACAAAAAGGATACATTTACTGTTCTATTCTGGCAGGGTACTGTATAAGAATGTGTACTGTATAGGTTTTCCTTAATAGTATATGACGTTTCAAATACTTTGAAATATGTCAgtatataaataatgcattacatgAAGTACATGTCCCTCACAAATCAATCCCAAGTAGAATTAACTATATTATTAATCTGTTAAAAGTTCAGCATTCACTTGACTACTAAAGAATTTCACAATTTCccataaaacataaacatagtattaaacaattaaatattaaaaagtaaataatatttacacagactgaagacccatctattcatggaatatttaaacaaCAACTGGCGCTGCTCCTATATTGCCtcactaatttagtacttaatGTAGGGTATCGTTTATTACAGATGTTATCTAACAAACTCttgtacttattgtttattacactgatcaTTCTTTaaaatagaccttatgtattttgtacttctagaaTACtactgaaatacagggatcactgctgatgcctagatcattggtatattggactctaacctactgtactggctaggatgtaagTATGAGTAAATGACTAGAAAGCACTTATGAAAGTCGTTCTAGATAAAGCGTcggctaaatgctgtaaaagtaaatacatgcacattgaatataaaagtaaatatatacattatgtattGACGATTCATAATTCACAAAGCAACAAATGCAATTACATAACTGCATCAAAAGCAAACGTGATAAAATGACACATTGCAGTTATGCTCTTTTAATGTTAGTGGACAAAAACCTCAAAAGGTTACTAGTAACGTACAAAGAAAGCAAACTACAAACACCTGGTGATCACGATGCAGCGCGTGTACGCTGCTGCTCTGAGGTAAACCTTAGCTCCTGCACGCATGCAGGCTGTAGCTCTGGCGCCCCCTACCTGCAGCTGCCTGTTGTTCTCCCGCACGGCGTCCAGCAGCCGGTCATACTGCAGCGCCTGGTCGGCCTTAAAGCTCAGGTCCCGCTCCAGGtgttctttctcactctccaagcgctgcatgtgcacacacaagcaaacagcaCTTTAATGCTGTCTTATGCTCTAATAGGTGGGCAGCCAATGTTATATTTCTTAGTGTAAATTGCATTAAAATCTAAGTGATACAGAACCAGTTGCGGTTTGCGTTTAAACATACGTACTTGTCACGAACGCTTGTCATTAGGACACATGAACACgtatcatttttatattaacGGCCAAGAGTTatgaggcggggggggggggggggggggcataaagTTTTACAAGGAATCTGTGGGCGGTGACTAAATAGACGGCTGAGAAACAAACCCGCCTACGCAGACATCAGGAAGAGGGAACTAAACTGACCGTTTTTTGAAACCAAACCCAGATTATACAGAGCGGACTCCGTAATACTTCTTACCTATTTAGACTGCAAGCTGGTTAAATGTTGTTCAttgttattcatttgttttcagacatgtttaattgagaaataaaaaaggtttttgaacAAAGACGATCAGCGAGTTCACTGGTAGGATCTCCTACAGCAGAAACGTTTCAAACTGTTGAAGACTTTTAAATGCTGCGTTGCAACTGGCAATTGTGGAACCATATGATAGTTTCATTGACTGAAAAACATTATATAGTAAGCAATGtccaaaatataatttttttgtagCACTTGTTATGCTGAATGAGTGTATGTTGTATGCGCAAATATAACtccatatataaacaaaaccacagacagGATGAATGGACAGCAGATCAAAGGTCAGAGCAAGCAGTGAACTACATGGAGGAAAAATGGAAACGGGGAACTTCATGTCTAGACTTCATGTCTGTAAagataaaatcatgaaaagattgaaatattttgatataaaattCAAAGAAGCACATGTGGGTGTTTAGAATTGTCCAATTATTATAGATCATTAAAAAGTTCATGTTAtgtaatttgctttgtttggtCTATTTTTTGGACCTGAAGTGTAGTTACACCTCACCTCAGATATTGTGTAATACAGGATaagatgttaataaatgtgattGTAAGGGTGCTTGTAAAGATCATAATATACACGACTCTGGACCTGTGCTTTTAAAGATCATAATACACAAGGATTACTCTGGACCTCAGTGCTTTTAAAGATCATAATGCACAAGGATTACTCTGGACCTCAGTGCTTTTAAAGATCATAATACACAAGGATTACTCTGGACCACAGTGCTTTTAAAGATCATAATACACAAGGATTACTCTGGACCTCAGTGCTTGCCCCAGATGTTTTCTCCTAAGCCccagatgtttttaaatcttaGAAATGCCCCTGCAGTGTATCTGAGAAACTGAAATAGTAAATACATAACTTAACTTATTTACTCACTGCTCTTTCCCATATATATATGTCTTCACAAATGAGCAAAgattattaatttttatgaaCATGGCTGTCTTAGCGCAAGCAAGGTAACATTTTTTAGACAACTTCAAAAACAAGTATACCATAAAACTTTTGGAAAACTGACAGAAGAAATTCAACCTGGGtcatatgcagacacacacacacacacacacacacacacacacacacgcacgcacgcacgcacgcacgcacgcacgcacgcacgcacacacgcacgcacacacgcacgcacacacgcacgcacacacgcacacaatgaAAACCTCAGGTATCCAGTAGATAACAATAGAAACTGCTGTATCAAGACCACAGATAATATGGGAAATGCACTTTCTCGGGTAGTTTCTTGCAACATGAATTACTACAGTGTAGACACAGTACTGTGTATGAGGATATGTGATTGTGTTGACCTCGGACCAGTACTGCGGTTAAAGCAGTTATATttaacataataatatataatgatattGATATCAATGTTATCAAATATATCATTGGATGTCAAGATATAAAATCTAAAGTTCATGACAGGAAAACAATTATTACGTTTAGTTTGCCAGATTGGTTTTAATTACCTGCTGGTTACCTTGGGCCtacattttaattactgctCTTGGGATATAAACCAACATACTGGCCTGCAGGGCCCGAAACACTGAAACTGTTAAATCTGCAGGTGTTTTTGCAATAACTAGAACTAATGTTAGATGTTGAGTGTTAGGTGGTTAGTGATTATGAcagcagcaggacagagggggcGCGCTCACCCTCAGGTCTTCCTGCAGGTGtaccagctcttctctcaggcTACTAAAGGTGGTAAGGAGGAGAAGCATGGTCTTTTCAGCAGTCATGCGTGTCTGGAGGaagagagttagagagaaaaaaaggtgatacagcgagagaaagagggagtgaaaCTATCAAGATGAAACAAACCGTTAATGTTACTCTACAGGAAATTAAAGGTGGAGCTGACTGATGAAAGGGTGGGGTTGGAAAGGAGTATTGGCCTTTTGCACCAATGCACAGCCTGACAGGGTCtgatcactcactcacacacacctgtagaagGTAGCGTATCTGCTGCTTGGTCAGTTCTGACAAGCCTTTAGGAATGAGGGCCTCTATATCATCTTTCTCCACCTATTCcaagaacaacacacacacaaaaaaaaaaaaacacatatgctcacaccCTCCATTTATGGAATTCTTTCCCTGGCACAACTTCAGTCTTCAGAACAGCAACTAATAGCTTTAcatagactttttttttgctgtcaaaTTGTGCTGCTTATGAACTTCAGCTGTCTCCCAGGTGAATGACTAATATCGAGGACCTCAGCAAGCCCCAATACATGCCCTTGAGGTGTAATAGGTGTAATTGGTGAACCACTCCCTACCTTGTAATCAATGGTGGGATCCAGCAGGTGCTTTCTGAGGGACAGGACAAGACAGAGCATGAGAAGCAAGTATACAACCAGTGCTAAACAAACTCACAAAGGCAGCCAGTGAGAAAACCACTGCACAGTCTGTCAGGGattgtgtttgctttgtgaaTCACTGACCATCTTATAACGTTTTTGGGAAGAGGGAGAGTTTTTGGGTGTTGCAAATGCTCCAATTGGTTTCTTAAGTATCTCAAAAGGTGTGGCTTTTTACAAATGAATATACTGTCTGTATTATATTCCTTTAGATGAAATAGATTAGATTTCCTTAGCTAATCGGATTAACAGTACCTGTGATTGAGATGCTAAGAACTATGCATTTCCTCAGGGATTCTGACATTCAGGTGTCAGGGACTAATTGGTTTTATCACCTGATCTCAAATCTTTAACAAAGAATGAAGACCTGGTCTATTAGAGCTTTCTAAACGGGTATATTGCAGCATGTCGCGTCATAAAGCTTGCATTTAGTACATAATGCAAGAAATGCATTGCACTTAATTCTGATCTACCCAGTATCACTGgctctttttgtttctgaaagGAACTTTCTGCACAAGTGTTCCCTCAATTCGTTTGTGCTTACATACCATCAACACATGCGTGTATAACTCAGACAGAACATAACAGGAACACCCTGTGAACATTTAGCTACCGGCCGAGGTCTCTGCCCGACAGGCGCTCTGTCGTGCGCCCCTACCGTCCGCGGATCTTGGCCACGTGTTCGGAGATGTAGCCATGGATGTCGCAGTTCTTGCGGTACACCTCAGCGAGGAGCTCGC
This is a stretch of genomic DNA from Electrophorus electricus isolate fEleEle1 chromosome 6, fEleEle1.pri, whole genome shotgun sequence. It encodes these proteins:
- the pof1b gene encoding protein POF1B isoform X1: MAIPAAYSTSTLRTVSVSSEPGMTTVVSPTQFGINGGATLRKLSAVNVAGAPLSPVQYVNGAVDGTILQGNVRYLVPVQNATESYVLVNQAPRVVSPVYLQNLKHVSITSTEEVDSSLQQNSSDKTSSVFWPTPSPAKSPEPPEHEVIHSSNSSSVHEVSHVEVANRVRSELLQQSEPQAQLDTRFFGELLAEVYRKNCDIHGYISEHVAKIRGRKHLLDPTIDYKVEKDDIEALIPKGLSELTKQQIRYLLQTRMTAEKTMLLLLTTFSSLREELVHLQEDLRRLESEKEHLERDLSFKADQALQYDRLLDAVRENNRQLQTSLKESSLAQRSMESKLLSCQSTDSSRDFRIKELEGTKLALEQELELLRRKLQGQCSTSTVSTKMQEMTKHYEQMLSALREEKDKELQTMRSQVTKIQTERYSEHSNDRSLQLKITELLSKLEQRESVIRRQEEDLRRLQHDRSDVSKNVTKTVITKRYRNQYPILGLLSDDYQATSPVKEAKTIIIERTGEMIKEEIITTP
- the pof1b gene encoding protein POF1B isoform X2: MAIPAAYSTSTLRTVSVSSEPGMTTVVSPTQFGINGGATLRKLSAVNVAGAPLSPVQYVNGAVDGTILQGNVRYLVPVQNATESYVLVNQAPRVVSPVYLQNLKHVSITSTEEVDSSLQQNSSDKTSSVFWPTPSPAKSPEPPEHEVIHSSNSSSVHEVSHVEVANRVRSELLQQSEPQAQLDTRFFGELLAEVYRKNCDIHGYISEHVAKIRGRKHLLDPTIDYKVEKDDIEALIPKGLSELTKQQIRYLLQTRMTAEKTMLLLLTTFSSLREELVHLQEDLRRLESEKEHLERDLSFKADQALQYDRLLDAVRENNRQLQTSLKESSLAQRSMESKLLSCQSTDSSRDFRIKELEGTKLALEQELELLRRKLQGQCSTSTVSTKMQEMTKHYEQMLSALREEKDKELQTMRSQVTKIQTERYSEHSNDRSLQLKITELLSKLEQRESVIRRQEEDLRRLQHDRSDVSKNVTKTVITKRYRNQYPILGLLSDDYQATSPVKEAKTIIIERTGEMIKEE